One segment of Leptospirillum ferrooxidans C2-3 DNA contains the following:
- a CDS encoding ABC transporter substrate-binding protein, producing the protein MKLAPRDPVTGGHLSMDILSDPKTFNPALASETSSTQILGYLFRGLTRESPEDGSIKPDLATSWQISQGGKRVTFFLARNLKWSDGAPLDGRDVLFTYQDVYNNPKVATPIRSLLTVAGKPIHVSLKDNYTVVFETAVPFAPLLEELGAEILPRHVLAPAVSSGTFNESWSIRENPRHIVGSGPFMMTRYVPGQIVSLEVNPHYTPPPGLKPSPGCPLPCLRSIDLRIVGDANSQLVRFLAGKGDLYGVSPSEMSLLKPAAKRAAFTLFTRGPGLSESFLTFNQNPRSPVASYKRAWFMSRKFREAIAWSIDRKAMISIVENGMGEPIYGPVSPSVKAFYHQTYPVYRHDPEKARSLLREAGFLLKKRRLFDSSGHAVEIVLLTNVESPQRMLMAQIVQSNLREVGIKVRVVGLQFNMLATNVMTSFNWEMLLFGLTGVTDPHGDAAVWKSSGFLHLWNPREKKPQEAWEAQIDSLFEEGSLEMDPEKRKKIYDQWQDIAHHELPMVDLVTPDGITAVRKTLGGIRPSPLGGVVPHITQVYQKARIVHS; encoded by the coding sequence TTGAAGCTAGCTCCAAGAGATCCTGTGACAGGTGGACATCTTTCGATGGATATCCTGTCGGACCCAAAGACATTCAATCCAGCCCTTGCCTCTGAAACTTCAAGCACCCAGATTCTTGGATACCTGTTTCGTGGATTGACTCGTGAATCCCCGGAAGATGGCTCCATCAAACCTGATCTCGCAACCAGTTGGCAAATCAGCCAAGGAGGAAAAAGGGTCACCTTTTTTCTGGCCAGAAATCTCAAATGGTCAGATGGTGCCCCTCTTGATGGTCGGGATGTTCTGTTTACCTATCAGGATGTCTACAATAACCCCAAAGTGGCAACACCGATCAGAAGTCTTTTGACGGTCGCAGGAAAGCCCATTCATGTTTCCCTGAAAGACAACTATACAGTGGTTTTTGAGACTGCAGTTCCTTTTGCTCCACTTCTCGAAGAGCTGGGAGCGGAGATCTTGCCCCGACATGTTCTTGCTCCGGCTGTTTCTTCGGGAACCTTTAACGAGTCTTGGTCCATTCGGGAAAACCCCCGGCACATTGTGGGCTCAGGTCCTTTCATGATGACCCGTTATGTCCCTGGTCAGATTGTTTCTCTGGAGGTCAATCCGCATTATACTCCCCCTCCCGGGCTTAAGCCTTCTCCAGGTTGCCCTCTTCCGTGTCTTCGTTCCATTGACTTGCGCATTGTGGGAGATGCAAACAGCCAACTGGTCCGATTTTTGGCAGGAAAAGGAGATCTCTACGGCGTGAGTCCCAGTGAGATGTCTTTGTTGAAGCCGGCAGCAAAACGGGCAGCTTTTACCCTTTTTACACGGGGACCGGGGCTTTCGGAATCATTTTTGACCTTTAACCAGAATCCAAGATCTCCTGTGGCCTCTTACAAGCGGGCTTGGTTCATGTCGAGAAAATTCCGCGAAGCCATTGCCTGGTCCATTGACCGAAAAGCGATGATTTCCATCGTTGAAAACGGGATGGGTGAGCCCATATATGGACCTGTTTCACCATCTGTCAAAGCGTTTTACCATCAGACATACCCCGTCTACAGACACGATCCGGAAAAAGCCCGATCTCTTTTGAGGGAAGCTGGCTTCCTGCTAAAAAAGAGGAGGCTTTTTGACTCATCTGGACATGCCGTTGAAATTGTTCTTCTGACGAATGTGGAAAGTCCGCAGAGAATGTTGATGGCCCAGATTGTGCAATCCAATCTGAGGGAAGTCGGGATCAAGGTCCGGGTTGTTGGCCTACAGTTCAATATGCTGGCGACAAATGTAATGACCTCCTTCAACTGGGAGATGCTTCTTTTCGGTCTCACAGGGGTAACCGATCCTCATGGCGATGCCGCGGTATGGAAGTCATCCGGGTTTCTGCATCTCTGGAATCCCAGGGAAAAAAAGCCACAGGAAGCATGGGAGGCACAGATTGATAGCCTTTTTGAAGAAGGTTCACTCGAGATGGATCCCGAAAAACGGAAAAAAATCTACGACCAATGGCAGGATATTGCCCATCATGAGCTTCCGATGGTGGACCTTGTGACCCCTGACGGCATTACAGCTGTGAGAAAAACACTTGGAGGGATCAGACCATCCCCCCTGGGAGGAGTTGTTCCGCATATTACACAAGTGTATCAAAAAGCAAGGATTGTCCATTCATGA
- a CDS encoding phosphoglycerate kinase, translating to MIPSKIAVDDIDVRGKKVFLRADFNVPLDADLHITDDRRIRLSLPTINYLIDEGAKIIIGSHLGRPDGHVNPRYSMTPVAKRLSRLLGKDVIFNGEVVGSQVAREVEKMVPGDVFLLENLRFNPGEEGNDPAFAQKLADLCDVYINDAFGTAHRAHASVTGVAGRVSLAAIGFLMKKEVTYLQGAISAPTRPFVAVLGGGKVSGKLGVIANLQKKVDKFIIGGGMAFSFFKAMGLEIGNSLVEDDLLHIPKQMIEDSKKGGFKLYLPVDCVVAESMDPQAPTKIVPYQEIPKGWTALDIGPASVRLFAEVLENAKTILWNGPMGVFEIDAYSRGTYAMAHAVANSYALTVVGGGDTALAVYRAGEADNMTFISTGGGAALELLEGKELPGLSVIHDRDGLD from the coding sequence TTGATTCCATCAAAAATTGCGGTTGACGACATCGATGTCCGGGGAAAAAAAGTATTTCTTCGGGCAGACTTCAATGTGCCTCTTGATGCGGATCTTCATATTACCGATGATCGCAGGATCCGGCTTTCTCTCCCCACGATCAACTATCTGATCGATGAGGGAGCAAAAATCATCATTGGCTCCCATCTGGGCAGGCCAGATGGACATGTTAATCCCCGCTACAGCATGACTCCTGTTGCCAAAAGGCTATCAAGGCTTCTGGGGAAGGATGTGATCTTTAACGGAGAGGTTGTCGGAAGTCAGGTTGCCCGTGAGGTGGAAAAGATGGTTCCCGGAGATGTTTTTCTTCTGGAGAATCTTCGATTCAATCCTGGGGAAGAAGGAAATGATCCGGCCTTTGCCCAGAAACTTGCGGATCTTTGTGACGTTTACATCAATGACGCTTTTGGAACGGCTCACAGGGCCCATGCATCCGTGACCGGTGTGGCCGGGAGAGTTTCTCTCGCCGCCATCGGTTTTTTGATGAAAAAGGAAGTCACGTATTTGCAGGGTGCCATTTCTGCTCCAACCCGTCCATTTGTTGCGGTTCTGGGTGGTGGCAAGGTTTCAGGGAAGCTCGGTGTTATCGCGAACCTTCAAAAAAAGGTGGACAAGTTCATCATTGGCGGTGGCATGGCCTTTTCTTTTTTCAAAGCCATGGGTCTTGAGATTGGAAATTCTTTAGTGGAAGATGACCTTCTGCATATTCCCAAACAGATGATCGAAGATTCGAAAAAAGGTGGTTTCAAGCTGTATCTTCCTGTTGATTGTGTCGTGGCCGAATCCATGGATCCCCAGGCACCGACAAAGATTGTTCCCTATCAGGAAATTCCGAAGGGTTGGACCGCTCTCGATATTGGTCCTGCATCAGTCCGTCTTTTTGCCGAGGTTCTTGAAAATGCCAAGACCATTCTATGGAATGGTCCAATGGGCGTTTTTGAGATCGATGCCTATTCTCGCGGGACCTATGCAATGGCTCATGCCGTCGCCAATTCCTATGCCCTGACGGTTGTTGGTGGCGGAGATACCGCCCTTGCCGTTTACCGTGCCGGGGAAGCAGACAATATGACCTTCATTTCCACAGGTGGCGGAGCGGCGCTTGAGCTTCTTGAAGGAAAAGAATTGCCAGGTTTGTCGGTCATTCACGATCGGGATGGTCTGGATTGA
- the secG gene encoding preprotein translocase subunit SecG: MSVTIFITFIHVVTCILIIAAVLLQSGKGAETGVMIGGSSQTLFGARGASSFLAKMTVVLATLFMVTSLTLSLIHQSPVGSSIMLDEPMKALPAAPVTPNATSGTAQAPAKK; encoded by the coding sequence ATGAGCGTGACAATCTTCATAACATTTATTCATGTTGTAACTTGCATCCTGATTATTGCAGCGGTTCTTCTCCAGTCCGGAAAAGGAGCGGAAACCGGAGTAATGATCGGTGGTTCGAGCCAGACTCTTTTTGGTGCCAGGGGCGCCTCTTCATTTTTGGCTAAAATGACTGTGGTTCTGGCAACTTTGTTTATGGTGACTTCATTGACACTCTCGCTGATTCATCAAAGCCCTGTGGGGTCTTCGATCATGCTCGACGAACCGATGAAAGCCTTGCCGGCAGCTCCTGTGACGCCAAATGCCACTTCAGGCACTGCTCAGGCTCCAGCTAAAAAGTGA
- a CDS encoding penicillin-binding protein 1A: protein MKKKVFWFFLVILSLLIVASAGAGWIFMKKIEAGVPSVAFLKSFVPVTTSRIYDRNGKHIGSFYRERREYLPLKNIPPLVIRAVLAVEDAHFYEHGALAYGSIIRAAVSDVLAGYLREGASTITQQLARNIFLNHKKNLTRKLREAILSYRIERVLTKDEILELYLNQIYFGEGAYGVQAASQAFFGKDIHALTLPEAALMAGLIRSPVEFSPYAHPGASKRRQLVALERMEKVGYITHEEMKKAYGQPLVFRQRIQSKNPNAYFLEYLRRRLEMTMSATQLYGGGLRIFTSLDSRIQDIALHALRNGLRTIDRRKGFRGAVRHLSSRELREVERETVPLSTAEKGAFSLGGREEVTINSVGERGAFFSWEGHPGFIPKAKMLWAAKVLKGPDFDHDVKVLSPFSPVDILKPGDVVMAHLTGWIPVRKGWGILASLDQVPLIQGCVVAIDPKTGGILAMVGGYSFGRSKFNRVSQAIRQPGSSFKMIDYGSALEHGFTPSSILHDEPIVFADRAHHRVWRPKDYEHDFLGPIPMRKALAESINLATIRMVRRIGVGNVIAFGRRLGITTPLSHDLSLALGSSGVRPIELTAAYSVIANSGIREPVYSIRRVVNFRKTTVFEHIPSPTKVYDPAYDYMLTSMLQSVISEGTGRDALVLPRLLAGKTGTTNDFKDAWFIGFSPDIAVGVYVGMDDHRSMGRGEFGAHAALPIWIDIMKGALPLLPNTPFTVPDDIVNVRINPDTGRRAPENSTHFVTEIFRKGELPPREGTSEKHPDAEFYNLQGAP from the coding sequence ATGAAAAAAAAGGTTTTCTGGTTTTTTCTGGTAATCCTGTCACTTTTGATTGTGGCGTCGGCAGGGGCAGGCTGGATCTTCATGAAGAAGATTGAAGCCGGTGTTCCGTCCGTCGCTTTTCTGAAAAGCTTTGTCCCTGTCACCACGAGTCGGATTTATGACAGGAATGGAAAGCATATCGGGAGTTTCTATCGGGAACGCCGGGAATATCTCCCGCTCAAGAATATTCCTCCGCTTGTGATCCGGGCGGTTCTTGCCGTTGAGGATGCTCATTTTTATGAGCACGGAGCGTTGGCTTATGGGTCGATTATTCGTGCGGCTGTTTCTGATGTTTTGGCAGGCTATCTTCGGGAAGGTGCGAGTACCATTACACAGCAGCTGGCCCGAAATATTTTTCTGAATCATAAAAAAAATCTGACCAGAAAGCTGCGGGAAGCCATCCTGTCTTACCGGATAGAACGTGTGTTGACCAAGGATGAGATCCTGGAACTTTATCTGAACCAGATTTATTTTGGGGAGGGGGCTTATGGGGTTCAGGCGGCTTCACAGGCTTTTTTTGGCAAGGACATCCATGCGTTGACATTGCCGGAAGCGGCCCTGATGGCAGGTTTGATCCGCTCTCCTGTGGAATTTTCCCCATATGCCCATCCGGGTGCCAGCAAGAGGCGCCAGCTTGTCGCACTGGAGCGAATGGAAAAGGTCGGGTACATCACTCATGAAGAGATGAAAAAAGCTTATGGCCAGCCACTCGTTTTTCGTCAAAGGATCCAGTCCAAAAATCCCAACGCCTATTTTCTTGAATATCTCAGAAGACGCCTTGAAATGACGATGAGTGCCACCCAGTTATACGGGGGTGGTTTGCGAATCTTTACTTCTCTCGATAGCCGAATACAGGATATTGCCCTCCATGCTCTCCGGAATGGTCTCCGAACGATAGACCGGAGAAAGGGGTTCCGCGGAGCGGTCCGCCACCTTTCTTCCCGGGAATTGCGTGAAGTGGAAAGGGAAACGGTTCCGCTTTCCACGGCGGAAAAAGGAGCATTCTCACTCGGTGGAAGAGAAGAAGTGACGATCAATTCTGTTGGGGAGAGAGGCGCCTTTTTTTCATGGGAAGGACATCCGGGCTTCATTCCGAAAGCAAAAATGTTGTGGGCAGCCAAAGTTCTGAAGGGTCCTGATTTTGACCATGATGTGAAAGTCCTTTCTCCTTTTTCTCCGGTGGATATTCTTAAACCCGGTGATGTTGTCATGGCCCATTTGACAGGATGGATCCCGGTCAGAAAGGGATGGGGGATTTTGGCCTCTCTTGATCAGGTGCCTCTGATCCAGGGGTGTGTGGTTGCAATTGATCCAAAAACCGGCGGAATCCTTGCCATGGTGGGAGGGTACAGCTTTGGACGTTCCAAGTTCAATCGGGTTTCCCAGGCCATCCGGCAGCCGGGTTCATCCTTTAAGATGATCGATTATGGCTCTGCTCTTGAGCATGGTTTCACACCTTCCTCAATCCTTCATGATGAACCGATTGTTTTTGCCGATCGGGCTCATCATCGGGTCTGGAGGCCCAAAGACTACGAACATGATTTTCTGGGCCCGATTCCCATGAGGAAAGCCCTGGCCGAATCCATCAATCTGGCGACCATCAGAATGGTCAGGCGCATCGGAGTCGGAAATGTCATTGCTTTTGGACGACGTCTCGGGATCACAACTCCATTGAGCCATGATCTTTCCCTGGCTCTTGGATCGTCAGGTGTCCGTCCCATTGAGCTCACGGCGGCGTATTCGGTTATTGCCAATAGTGGAATCCGGGAGCCTGTCTATTCGATCCGAAGGGTTGTCAATTTTCGGAAAACAACCGTTTTTGAGCATATTCCGTCACCCACGAAGGTTTATGATCCTGCTTACGACTACATGCTGACATCAATGCTGCAAAGTGTTATTTCCGAAGGGACCGGAAGGGATGCACTTGTTCTTCCACGTCTTCTGGCAGGAAAAACGGGAACGACCAATGATTTCAAGGACGCTTGGTTTATCGGTTTTTCTCCTGATATTGCAGTTGGTGTCTATGTCGGTATGGATGATCACCGCTCGATGGGCAGGGGAGAGTTTGGCGCACATGCCGCCCTTCCCATCTGGATTGATATCATGAAAGGGGCATTGCCCCTTTTGCCGAATACTCCATTTACCGTTCCGGATGATATCGTCAATGTTCGCATCAATCCGGATACGGGAAGAAGAGCTCCAGAGAACAGTACGCATTTTGTCACTGAGATTTTTCGAAAAGGGGAGCTGCCTCCTCGTGAGGGAACATCGGAAAAACATCCTGATGCTGAGTTCTATAACCTTCAGGGAGCACCCTGA
- the gap gene encoding type I glyceraldehyde-3-phosphate dehydrogenase, whose protein sequence is MSIRIGINGFGRIGRLAFRAFLENSVSPSGERYEIVAVNDLTDSAHLAHLLKYDSVHGILPHDVGAEGDDLLVDGHRVRVFREADPAKIAWSTMDVQLVIESTGRFEDKEKASLHLNGTVRKVIISAPSPNPDCTIVLGVNESIYDSKLHSVISNASCTTNCLAPVTKVLEDALGIEKGFMTTVHSYTNDQKLLDLPHKDLRRARAAGVSMVPTTTGAAKAIGLVLPDLKGRLDGMSIRVPTPDVSLNDLTIIVKRDTTIEEVNGLFRDAAKGAMKGILAYSDLPLVSVDYLGNSHSSIVDGLSTKVIDKRMVKVLAWYDNEWGYSCRVRDLVFYVGGTL, encoded by the coding sequence ATGAGCATCAGAATCGGGATCAACGGATTCGGGCGTATTGGACGCCTCGCGTTCCGGGCATTTCTTGAAAATAGCGTAAGTCCTTCCGGAGAACGCTATGAGATAGTGGCGGTCAATGACCTGACCGATTCCGCCCACCTGGCCCACCTTCTGAAATATGATTCTGTGCACGGGATCTTGCCCCACGATGTGGGTGCCGAAGGGGATGATCTGCTGGTTGATGGTCATCGTGTGAGAGTATTCCGGGAAGCTGATCCGGCTAAGATTGCCTGGTCGACAATGGATGTCCAATTGGTCATTGAGAGTACAGGACGCTTTGAGGACAAGGAGAAAGCCTCCCTTCACCTTAATGGAACGGTCAGAAAGGTCATTATTTCCGCTCCTTCGCCCAACCCTGACTGCACGATTGTTCTGGGAGTCAATGAATCGATTTACGACTCGAAGCTCCACTCGGTCATTTCGAACGCTTCCTGCACCACCAACTGCCTTGCTCCCGTGACAAAAGTGCTTGAGGATGCTCTGGGAATTGAAAAAGGTTTCATGACGACCGTACATTCCTATACGAATGACCAGAAGCTTCTTGATTTGCCGCACAAGGATCTGAGACGAGCCAGAGCTGCAGGAGTCTCGATGGTTCCCACAACGACGGGAGCGGCCAAGGCCATTGGACTGGTTTTGCCGGATTTGAAAGGACGTCTTGATGGAATGTCCATCAGGGTCCCCACTCCGGACGTTTCTTTAAATGATCTGACCATTATTGTAAAGAGGGATACAACGATCGAAGAGGTCAACGGACTGTTCCGCGATGCGGCCAAAGGCGCGATGAAAGGGATTCTCGCCTATTCGGATCTTCCTCTGGTTTCGGTGGATTATTTGGGGAACAGCCACTCCTCGATTGTTGATGGTCTCTCGACAAAGGTCATTGACAAACGGATGGTCAAGGTCCTCGCCTGGTATGACAATGAGTGGGGATATTCCTGTCGGGTACGCGATCTGGTTTTCTATGTGGGAGGGACCCTTTGA